In Methanolacinia paynteri, the DNA window GCCGGAGTTGCTATGCCATGCTCATCAGAAGCCTGGAAAGCACGGAGCATTCTTAATATCTCCTGCATGTTCCTGCCGTTTGAGAGAGGGTAATACAGCATCGCACGGAGTATTCCTACAGGGTCTATGAAAAATACGGTTCTTACGGTTGAGGTGGTGCTCTGCCCGGGCTGCACCATGCCATAGAGATTTGCAACCTTCATGTCGAGATCTGCAATTACAGGGAACGGGATCTCCACTCCCATCTTCTCTTTGATGTTTCTCACCCAGGCCAGGTGTGAATGAACACTGTCGATCGAAAGACCGATTAGCTGTGTATTGAGTGATTTCAGCTCGTCATAGATCTCTGCAAAGCCCATGAATTCAGTAGTACAAACCGGGGTGAAGTCGGCGGGATGGGAGAACAATATGACCCACGAACCCTCGAAGTCCGAGAGCTTTAGCGGGCCGTGAGTTGTAACAGCCTGAAAGTCAGGAGCTTTTTCTCCAAGAACTGGTAATCTTGGACCTCTGTCCATTTCAACATCCTCACACATG includes these proteins:
- a CDS encoding peroxiredoxin, with the protein product MDRGPRLPVLGEKAPDFQAVTTHGPLKLSDFEGSWVILFSHPADFTPVCTTEFMGFAEIYDELKSLNTQLIGLSIDSVHSHLAWVRNIKEKMGVEIPFPVIADLDMKVANLYGMVQPGQSTTSTVRTVFFIDPVGILRAMLYYPLSNGRNMQEILRMLRAFQASDEHGIATPANWQPGDKVIVPPPVNQKDMEKRLSEGYECKDFYLCFKKL